One window of Flavobacterium dauae genomic DNA carries:
- a CDS encoding ABC transporter permease/M1 family aminopeptidase encodes MLGTIFKFETKRWLKSWLFYLFFVIFFALSFSVMATVLGYFDIFTATTSSNLIVNSPVAINGIISQIATFVNFIIPAVIGATVYRDYKYNSHTLLFAYPFNKFQYLAGKFLSGFFITILITFSIGLAFLLASVLPFANPDLLGPIRLWAYFQSYVLFVIPNIFFIGSVIFMLVTLTRNQYIGFILVIVLLLIPGIISSLTANVDDKFVASLFDPFGNMALGYVVKYWTIEEQNTLLIPLDEVVIFNRLIWIGVGFLALAATYFAFSFSQAPLSISRKKKGNRVVKNNFGSIIKVNLSKVSYNYSFVSYLKTAFRLSKFEFASIVKNWIFITLMIVLLVFILISSYSLGDMYGTKTYPVTWKVIQLINGNIGLFLSLLIYLFSGVLLNNGQSSRMNLLIDSTTVPSWSLLLSKFIALVQMVCVVFLVGILSGILIQAYLGYYNFELGQYFTDFFGFQLIDYVIVILFSLFIQSFFKNYLIGFFVILIAQMIPMALSKLGIEQSVFHFNSGAWYSYSDMNGFGVVRDYFYYKLYWLLFGFVLYGLTLLFWRRGIITNAKERLRLFVKRFKMPIAVPLSLITLAFVGLGYALYYQEVKLEPYYTSQERELQQVDFEKKYKKFEKYAQPRIVDVKVDMDLYPKKRDYKAVVNYVMVNKTEKAIDSLFINYGKNLQEIKFNRDYQLVLNDTVMDFDIYRLNQPLNPGDSLKVQMVVQNQSNTWLQDRSPIIENGTFINNSIFPSFGYSDAVELQDNDIRKKYNLPPRERMPEPNDPEARKNTYISSDADWITFETTVSTDGDQTAIAPGYLQKEWQKDGRNYFHYKMDQKMLNFYAFNSARYEVKREKWNNINLEIYYNKGHEYNLNRMMEALKKSLAYYGENFGPYQHSQARIIEFPQTMGTFAQAFANTMPFSEAIGFIADVDEDNPDAVDYPFSVVSHEMAHQWWAHQVIGANVKGATLLSESLAEYSSLKVLEKEYGKFQMRKFLKEALDGYLRGRTREWKEENPLMYNENQQYIHYNKGSLVLYAMSDYLGEKRFNDILKTFVSQVKFQEAPYTNSIEFVNLLKQNTPDDLQYLIKDMFETITLYDNKVENVKVKDLKNGTYQVDITFTVSKYRTTPKGDKIYKNEQGNTLTGKIGKNEVKSYPLNDYVEVGIFGEKTKKGKHEYENELYNKKYLIDKINNKVSIIVNEKPVEVGVDPYNKLIDRDSNDNRKTVD; translated from the coding sequence ATGCTGGGAACTATTTTTAAATTTGAAACAAAACGCTGGCTAAAAAGTTGGCTATTTTATTTATTTTTTGTCATTTTCTTTGCTTTGTCGTTTTCGGTAATGGCAACTGTATTGGGTTATTTCGATATTTTTACGGCAACAACATCATCTAATCTTATCGTAAACTCTCCGGTGGCAATTAACGGAATCATTAGCCAGATTGCAACATTTGTCAATTTTATTATTCCGGCTGTTATAGGTGCAACGGTTTACCGCGATTATAAATACAATTCGCACACCTTATTGTTTGCTTATCCTTTTAACAAATTTCAATATTTGGCAGGAAAATTTTTAAGTGGCTTTTTTATCACAATACTCATTACCTTCTCTATCGGATTAGCATTTTTACTGGCTTCGGTACTTCCGTTTGCAAACCCCGATTTGTTGGGACCTATCCGTTTATGGGCGTATTTTCAAAGTTATGTCTTGTTTGTTATTCCAAATATTTTCTTTATTGGATCTGTTATTTTTATGTTGGTTACCTTAACGCGTAACCAGTATATTGGCTTTATTTTAGTTATTGTTTTATTGCTTATTCCGGGAATCATCAGTAGTTTAACAGCCAATGTGGACGATAAATTTGTAGCCTCTTTATTTGATCCTTTTGGAAATATGGCATTGGGATATGTAGTTAAATATTGGACAATTGAAGAGCAAAACACCTTGCTTATTCCTTTAGATGAGGTTGTTATATTTAACCGCTTAATCTGGATTGGTGTTGGCTTTTTGGCATTAGCAGCTACTTATTTTGCCTTTTCATTTTCTCAGGCCCCATTATCTATTTCAAGAAAGAAAAAAGGAAACAGAGTAGTAAAAAATAATTTCGGAAGCATTATAAAAGTCAACTTATCTAAAGTTTCGTACAATTATTCTTTTGTATCTTATTTAAAAACCGCTTTCAGATTATCTAAATTTGAATTTGCAAGCATTGTAAAAAACTGGATTTTTATTACGTTAATGATTGTCTTGCTTGTTTTTATTCTAATATCAAGCTACAGTTTGGGCGATATGTACGGAACAAAAACCTATCCTGTAACGTGGAAAGTTATACAGCTTATTAATGGTAATATAGGCTTGTTTTTATCTTTATTAATTTATTTATTTTCGGGTGTTTTACTAAACAACGGTCAATCATCACGAATGAATTTATTGATTGATTCCACAACCGTTCCAAGCTGGAGTTTACTGTTATCAAAGTTTATTGCACTGGTACAAATGGTTTGTGTGGTATTCTTGGTAGGTATTTTATCGGGAATTTTAATTCAAGCATATTTAGGTTATTATAATTTTGAATTAGGTCAGTATTTTACAGACTTTTTTGGTTTTCAATTGATTGATTATGTCATTGTAATTTTATTTTCGTTATTTATTCAATCGTTCTTTAAAAACTATTTAATTGGATTCTTTGTGATTTTGATTGCTCAAATGATACCAATGGCATTATCGAAATTAGGTATCGAACAATCGGTTTTTCATTTTAATTCAGGAGCTTGGTACAGCTATTCCGATATGAACGGATTTGGCGTGGTTCGCGACTATTTTTATTACAAATTGTACTGGTTGCTTTTTGGTTTTGTATTGTACGGCTTAACCTTATTGTTTTGGCGACGAGGAATTATTACCAATGCAAAAGAGCGTTTACGCCTGTTTGTAAAACGTTTTAAAATGCCAATTGCCGTTCCGTTAAGCCTAATTACGTTAGCATTTGTAGGTTTAGGTTACGCGTTGTACTATCAAGAAGTAAAATTAGAACCTTATTACACATCGCAAGAACGCGAATTGCAACAGGTAGATTTTGAGAAGAAATACAAAAAGTTCGAAAAATACGCACAACCCCGCATTGTTGACGTAAAGGTGGATATGGATTTGTATCCTAAAAAACGCGATTACAAAGCGGTAGTAAATTATGTAATGGTAAACAAAACCGAAAAGGCCATTGATTCGCTGTTTATAAATTACGGAAAAAATCTCCAGGAAATAAAATTCAACCGCGATTATCAGTTGGTTTTAAACGATACGGTAATGGATTTTGATATTTACCGATTAAATCAACCGTTAAACCCGGGCGATTCTTTAAAAGTACAAATGGTTGTTCAAAATCAGTCAAATACCTGGTTACAAGATCGTTCGCCTATCATTGAAAACGGAACGTTTATAAACAACAGTATTTTTCCTTCGTTCGGATATTCAGACGCAGTAGAATTGCAAGATAACGATATTCGTAAGAAATACAATCTGCCTCCGCGCGAACGTATGCCCGAGCCAAATGATCCCGAAGCCCGTAAAAACACGTATATTTCAAGCGATGCCGATTGGATTACGTTTGAAACAACCGTGAGTACCGATGGCGACCAAACAGCAATTGCTCCTGGATATTTGCAAAAAGAATGGCAAAAAGACGGACGTAATTATTTTCATTACAAAATGGATCAAAAAATGTTGAATTTCTATGCTTTTAATTCGGCTAGATACGAAGTAAAACGCGAAAAATGGAACAACATTAATTTAGAAATTTATTACAATAAAGGGCACGAATACAATTTAAACCGAATGATGGAAGCCTTAAAAAAATCGTTGGCTTATTACGGTGAAAATTTTGGTCCTTACCAGCATTCGCAAGCACGTATTATAGAATTTCCGCAAACAATGGGAACTTTTGCACAAGCATTTGCCAACACTATGCCTTTCTCTGAAGCCATTGGATTTATTGCTGATGTAGATGAAGACAATCCCGATGCGGTTGATTACCCGTTCTCGGTTGTATCGCACGAAATGGCACACCAATGGTGGGCACATCAGGTAATTGGTGCCAATGTAAAAGGTGCAACGTTATTGTCTGAATCGTTAGCCGAATACAGTTCACTAAAAGTTTTGGAAAAAGAATACGGTAAATTCCAAATGCGTAAATTCCTGAAAGAAGCTTTAGACGGTTATCTGCGTGGACGAACCAGAGAATGGAAAGAAGAAAACCCGTTAATGTACAACGAAAACCAACAGTACATTCATTACAACAAAGGATCGTTGGTTTTGTACGCAATGAGCGATTATTTGGGAGAAAAACGTTTTAACGATATTTTAAAAACATTTGTTTCGCAAGTGAAGTTTCAAGAAGCACCTTATACAAACTCTATCGAATTTGTGAATTTATTGAAGCAAAATACTCCGGATGATTTACAATATCTGATTAAAGATATGTTTGAAACCATTACGCTTTATGACAATAAAGTAGAAAATGTAAAGGTGAAAGATTTGAAAAACGGAACGTATCAGGTTGACATTACCTTTACGGTTTCAAAATACAGAACCACACCTAAAGGAGATAAAATCTACAAAAACGAACAAGGAAATACATTGACCGGGAAAATTGGTAAAAACGAAGTTAAATCGTATCCTTTAAACGATTACGTAGAAGTTGGTATATTTGGCGAAAAAACCAAAAAAGGTAAACACGAATATGAAAACGAGTTGTACAATAAAAAATACCTGATTGATAAAATTAATAATAAGGTTTCGATTATTGTAAATGAAAAACCGGTTGAAGTAGGCGTTGATCCTTACAACAAACTCATTGACCGCGATTCTAACGACAACCGCAAAACCGTGGATTAA
- a CDS encoding DUF1003 domain-containing protein translates to MKTSQLSQQKIPKGEEVKGIDIREGIFNLIKADDLDFNNESYISLTELNHYRRVYLTSLVLQEKGELAMIDQDVMNAIKNNAILSENIQDEMESKLTFGQKIADSVATFGGSWMFIITFFLFIVIWMSVNVWFLATKPFDPYPFILLNLILSCLAAIQAPIIMMSQNRQEQKDRQRGEHDYKINLKAELEIKLLSEKMDHLLVYQNKKLLEIQEVQIDYLEDLLKEVKNKGNTEPPTSHKPNNDH, encoded by the coding sequence ATGAAAACCAGCCAATTAAGTCAACAGAAAATTCCAAAAGGCGAAGAAGTTAAAGGAATAGATATAAGAGAGGGTATTTTTAACCTGATTAAAGCCGACGATCTTGATTTTAATAACGAAAGCTATATTTCATTAACCGAATTAAACCATTACAGACGTGTATATTTAACATCTTTAGTTCTGCAAGAAAAAGGAGAACTGGCAATGATTGATCAGGATGTAATGAACGCTATTAAAAACAATGCCATACTTTCTGAAAATATTCAGGACGAAATGGAGTCTAAACTCACTTTTGGACAAAAGATTGCCGACAGCGTAGCCACCTTTGGCGGCAGCTGGATGTTTATTATTACATTTTTTTTATTTATAGTCATTTGGATGTCTGTAAACGTTTGGTTTTTAGCCACAAAACCGTTTGACCCTTATCCGTTTATTTTGTTAAACCTGATTCTTTCGTGCTTGGCGGCAATTCAGGCGCCTATCATTATGATGAGCCAAAACAGACAAGAACAAAAAGACCGACAACGGGGAGAACACGATTACAAAATCAATCTAAAAGCAGAACTCGAAATAAAATTATTGAGCGAAAAAATGGATCACTTACTTGTTTATCAAAATAAAAAATTATTAGAAATCCAGGAAGTTCAAATAGACTATTTAGAAGACTTGCTAAAAGAAGTAAAAAACAAAGGAAATACCGAACCACCAACTTCACACAAACCAAACAACGATCATTAA
- a CDS encoding Panacea domain-containing protein translates to MNKLAYIKFSKSQLEKIGYTVVYLSKNIPQLSKTKLLKLLYILDEISIKKSGIPFLNLKYKVWKFGPVSEELFIDLSSEPKLLEDYIEKNNEEGVNFIIPIVDFNDDEFSDNDIELMDFVIEKFGNKSAKELISYTHRTNAPWYNTAKENDVLELLENEVINNTEYLINMEQLIAHDYRKRAIYSDFIESN, encoded by the coding sequence ATGAATAAACTTGCTTATATAAAATTCAGTAAAAGCCAATTAGAAAAAATTGGTTATACCGTTGTGTATTTAAGTAAAAATATTCCACAACTTTCAAAAACAAAACTGCTGAAACTACTTTATATATTGGACGAAATTTCCATAAAAAAAAGTGGAATTCCTTTTTTAAATTTAAAATATAAAGTCTGGAAATTTGGCCCCGTATCAGAAGAACTGTTTATAGATTTATCTTCAGAGCCTAAGCTTTTAGAAGATTATATTGAAAAAAATAATGAAGAAGGAGTTAATTTTATAATTCCAATTGTAGATTTCAATGATGACGAATTTTCGGATAATGACATAGAATTAATGGATTTTGTTATTGAAAAATTCGGTAATAAATCTGCTAAAGAATTAATTTCTTATACGCACAGAACAAACGCCCCTTGGTATAATACCGCCAAAGAGAATGACGTTTTGGAATTGTTAGAAAATGAAGTAATTAACAATACAGAGTATTTGATTAATATGGAACAATTAATTGCACACGATTATCGGAAAAGAGCCATTTACTCAGATTTTATTGAATCAAATTAG
- a CDS encoding ABC transporter ATP-binding protein gives MSLKISGLTKTYKNGVKALDNVNLEIGKGMFGLLGPNGAGKSSLMRTISTLQTPDSGTITFNDINILEDKNALRKILGYLPQEFGVYPNMSAETLLDYFAQLKGITKKEERKKIIKEVLELTNLYDVRHKSVSGYSGGMKQRFGIAQLLLNNPQLIIVDEPTAGLDPAERHRFLNVLREIGTNHTVIFSTHIVDDVRELCHSLAILNGGKILFEGTPNSGEELLSGKIWMRIINRDQFDEFNSQFNIISSNFNQDNTLNIRVYSETQPNETFVQAVPILEDVYFVSLKGDL, from the coding sequence ATGAGTTTAAAAATATCGGGGTTAACCAAAACCTACAAAAACGGCGTTAAAGCCCTTGACAACGTAAATTTAGAAATTGGCAAAGGAATGTTTGGCTTATTGGGTCCAAACGGAGCAGGAAAATCTTCGTTAATGCGTACCATTTCTACGTTGCAAACACCCGATTCGGGAACCATTACCTTTAACGACATCAATATTTTAGAAGATAAAAATGCGTTGAGAAAAATATTGGGCTATTTACCGCAAGAATTTGGCGTATATCCTAATATGTCTGCCGAAACGCTATTAGATTATTTTGCACAGTTAAAAGGAATTACCAAAAAAGAAGAACGCAAAAAAATTATTAAAGAAGTTTTAGAGCTAACTAATTTGTACGATGTTCGGCATAAAAGCGTAAGCGGTTATTCGGGCGGTATGAAACAGCGTTTTGGTATTGCACAGTTATTGTTAAACAATCCGCAACTGATTATTGTTGATGAACCAACCGCGGGATTAGACCCTGCAGAACGTCACCGTTTTTTAAATGTGTTACGTGAAATTGGAACCAACCACACCGTAATTTTTTCAACACATATTGTTGATGATGTTCGCGAATTGTGCCACAGTCTGGCTATTCTTAACGGCGGAAAAATTTTGTTTGAAGGAACACCAAACAGCGGCGAAGAACTATTAAGCGGAAAAATATGGATGCGTATTATTAACCGTGACCAGTTTGACGAGTTTAATTCGCAGTTCAATATTATTTCTTCTAATTTTAATCAGGATAACACGTTAAACATTCGTGTTTACAGCGAAACGCAACCTAACGAAACGTTTGTTCAGGCTGTGCCTATTTTAGAAGATGTTTATTTTGTTTCACTAAAAGGAGATCTATAA
- a CDS encoding ATP-binding protein — protein MIAQRLIAEVIETQNEVWIKKDNSTKREKLTEIKVFEGFASIITGIRRCGKSTLLRQLLPSVKGKTLFLNFEDPRLSGFETDDFRRLDNEIKNRKIKNLFFDEIQMLENWELYVRQKLDEKFNVVVTGSNATLLSKELGTKLTGRHLSSELFPFSYNEFLSFKKLKDSQKSIEMYLREGGFPDYLKIQQPSVLHQLLDDILLRDIAVRYGVRDVTSLRRLAVYLLSNIGKPVSATKLTTLFNIKATSTILEYFSYIENAYLVQFIPKFSYSVQAQIRNPKKVYAIDLGLFTHNSIIFTEEKGRRLDNLVFLYYRRKGKELFYFNEKKECDFIVSEKGKIEEAIQVCYEINEDNLKREIDGLIEALDFFGMKKGTIITFNQSDVYRVDDKEIVLMPVRELLLNGTD, from the coding sequence ATGATAGCACAACGTTTGATAGCAGAAGTAATAGAAACCCAAAACGAAGTTTGGATAAAAAAAGACAACAGCACAAAACGCGAAAAACTTACAGAAATAAAAGTTTTTGAAGGTTTTGCAAGTATCATTACAGGAATAAGGCGTTGTGGAAAAAGCACATTATTACGACAGCTTTTACCAAGTGTTAAAGGAAAAACCTTGTTTTTGAATTTTGAAGATCCACGTTTGTCGGGGTTTGAAACAGACGATTTCAGACGATTGGACAATGAAATTAAAAACCGAAAAATAAAAAATCTGTTTTTTGACGAAATACAAATGCTCGAAAACTGGGAATTGTACGTCCGCCAAAAATTAGATGAGAAATTTAATGTTGTGGTTACAGGTTCTAACGCTACATTGTTGAGCAAAGAATTGGGTACAAAACTCACAGGAAGACATTTGTCTTCAGAGCTTTTTCCGTTTTCATATAATGAGTTTTTGAGTTTTAAAAAGCTGAAAGATAGTCAAAAATCAATAGAAATGTATCTTCGGGAAGGTGGTTTTCCTGATTATTTAAAAATACAACAACCTTCGGTTTTACATCAATTGTTAGACGATATTCTACTTCGGGATATAGCCGTTCGTTACGGAGTTCGCGATGTTACTTCCTTGCGAAGACTTGCGGTTTATCTGCTGTCAAACATCGGAAAACCAGTTTCGGCTACCAAACTAACAACATTGTTCAATATAAAGGCAACAAGTACCATATTGGAGTATTTTTCTTATATAGAAAATGCGTATTTGGTGCAGTTTATCCCAAAATTCAGCTATTCGGTACAGGCACAAATTCGTAATCCAAAAAAAGTATATGCCATAGATTTAGGGCTTTTTACGCATAATTCTATAATATTTACCGAAGAAAAAGGCAGACGTTTAGATAATCTTGTTTTTTTGTATTACCGAAGAAAAGGGAAAGAATTGTTTTATTTTAACGAAAAAAAAGAATGCGATTTTATTGTGTCTGAAAAAGGAAAAATTGAAGAAGCAATACAAGTTTGTTATGAAATAAACGAAGACAATCTTAAAAGAGAAATAGACGGATTGATTGAAGCACTTGATTTTTTCGGAATGAAAAAAGGAACAATTATCACATTCAATCAATCTGATGTATATCGTGTTGATGATAAAGAAATAGTATTAATGCCTGTTCGGGAACTTTTGTTAAATGGAACAGATTAA
- a CDS encoding type II toxin-antitoxin system HigB family toxin, with amino-acid sequence MERIFAKSTLRQFWEKHSDSEQYLKTWYDTVKNSTWNNPNEVKQTYVNASILKSNRIVFNIKGNSYRLVAKFNFEKQWVFIRFIGTHTEYDKIDANAI; translated from the coding sequence ATGGAAAGAATTTTTGCAAAAAGTACACTACGTCAGTTTTGGGAAAAGCATTCGGACTCAGAACAATATTTGAAGACGTGGTATGATACGGTGAAAAATTCTACCTGGAACAATCCAAACGAAGTAAAGCAAACCTATGTGAATGCAAGTATTCTTAAAAGTAACCGAATTGTATTTAACATTAAAGGCAATAGTTACAGATTGGTAGCGAAATTTAATTTTGAAAAACAATGGGTTTTCATTCGTTTTATTGGAACACATACAGAATACGATAAAATTGATGCGAACGCCATTTAA
- a CDS encoding helix-turn-helix domain-containing protein: MNIKPIKTDADYIEALSRLEVLFDAKVGTPESDEADILAILIDEYEKKNYPITAPDPIEAIKIRMEEMQLKQTDLIDAIGGKSKVSEILNRKRKLTVKMIRNLTVKLNLSPSLLIEEY, encoded by the coding sequence ATGAACATAAAACCTATAAAAACAGATGCAGATTATATAGAAGCATTGTCAAGATTAGAAGTTCTTTTTGATGCAAAAGTCGGCACGCCCGAAAGCGACGAAGCTGATATTCTTGCTATATTGATAGATGAATACGAAAAGAAAAACTATCCGATAACAGCTCCTGACCCAATTGAAGCTATCAAAATAAGAATGGAAGAAATGCAGTTAAAACAAACGGATTTGATAGATGCTATAGGCGGAAAAAGCAAAGTGTCTGAAATATTGAACAGAAAAAGAAAACTTACTGTTAAAATGATTCGCAATTTGACTGTAAAATTAAATCTTTCACCTTCTTTACTGATTGAAGAATATTAA
- a CDS encoding S9 family peptidase, whose protein sequence is MNNTIKEPIAKIKPTNLEKHGDVRTDNYYWLNQREDQEVIAYLEEENKYYNDVTAHTKDFQKDLFEEMKSRIKEDDTSVPYFNNGYWYLTRFEKGKDYPIYSRKKGTLDAPEEIMFDCNELAKDHAYFQLGGLNISDDNKFAAFGVDTVSRREYTIQIKNLETGEILPEKIEKTTGGSTWAADNKSLFYSRKDEQTLRADRIFKHTLGNDVSQDELIFNEKDETFSTYIYRSKSRKYLIIGSESTMTSEYQILVASNPDGKFNVFQKRTRGLEYSVSHYNDHFYIVTNKGKATNFKLMITPETATTKDNWKDLIPHREDVLLEGIDIFKDYLVVSERFNGLSHIKIQPWQNPDQAYYLPFESETFTAYTTTNLDFDTEILRYGYQSMATPSSVIDFNMRTKEKTVKKEQEVLGGKFNKENYTEERVWATATDGTKIPISLVYKKELKKDGTNPLLQYAYGSYGSTMEPYFSTVRLSLLDRGFIYAIAHIRGGEDLGREWYENGKLLKKKNTFTDFIDCSKFLIDQKYTSPQHLYAEGGSAGGLLMGVVLNDAPELYNGVIAQVPFVDVVTTMLDDSIPLTTGEYDEWGNPNEKEYYDYMKSYSPYDNVKAQDYPNLYISTGFHDSQVQYWEPAKWIAKLRALRTNKNLLLLDTNMDAGHGGASGRFEALKEVAKEFAFLFDLERINN, encoded by the coding sequence ATGAATAACACTATAAAAGAACCAATTGCCAAGATAAAACCTACCAATTTAGAGAAACACGGCGATGTTCGTACCGATAATTACTATTGGTTAAACCAGCGCGAAGACCAGGAAGTTATTGCGTATTTAGAAGAAGAAAACAAGTATTACAACGATGTTACGGCACATACGAAAGATTTTCAGAAAGATTTATTCGAGGAAATGAAAAGCCGTATAAAGGAAGACGATACATCAGTCCCTTATTTTAACAACGGTTATTGGTATTTAACACGTTTTGAAAAAGGTAAAGACTACCCTATTTATTCGCGTAAAAAAGGAACTTTAGATGCACCCGAAGAAATTATGTTTGATTGTAACGAATTGGCTAAAGATCACGCTTATTTTCAGTTGGGCGGTTTAAATATTAGCGACGATAACAAGTTTGCTGCTTTTGGGGTTGATACCGTTTCGCGCCGTGAATACACCATACAGATTAAAAACTTGGAAACAGGCGAAATTCTGCCAGAAAAAATTGAAAAAACGACAGGTGGAAGCACTTGGGCTGCCGATAATAAATCGCTGTTTTATTCTCGTAAAGATGAACAAACGCTGCGTGCCGACCGTATTTTTAAACATACTTTAGGAAATGATGTGTCGCAAGACGAATTGATTTTTAACGAAAAAGACGAAACTTTTTCTACTTATATTTATCGATCTAAATCGCGCAAGTATTTGATTATTGGTTCTGAAAGCACCATGACTTCTGAATATCAGATTTTAGTGGCATCGAATCCAGACGGAAAATTCAACGTTTTTCAGAAACGTACCCGCGGATTAGAATATTCGGTTTCGCACTATAACGACCATTTTTACATTGTAACCAACAAAGGTAAAGCCACTAATTTTAAGTTGATGATTACGCCCGAAACGGCTACAACTAAAGATAATTGGAAGGATTTAATTCCGCACCGTGAAGATGTTTTATTAGAAGGAATTGATATTTTTAAAGATTATTTGGTGGTTTCTGAACGATTCAACGGATTATCACACATTAAAATTCAGCCTTGGCAAAATCCTGATCAAGCGTATTATTTACCTTTTGAAAGCGAAACATTTACGGCTTACACTACAACCAATTTAGATTTCGATACAGAAATTCTTCGTTACGGTTATCAGTCAATGGCAACGCCTTCATCGGTGATCGATTTTAATATGCGTACCAAAGAAAAAACGGTTAAAAAAGAGCAGGAAGTTTTAGGCGGAAAATTCAACAAAGAAAATTATACCGAAGAACGTGTTTGGGCAACAGCAACCGACGGGACTAAAATTCCTATTTCGTTAGTTTATAAAAAAGAGTTGAAGAAAGACGGAACAAATCCGCTGCTGCAATACGCTTATGGTTCGTATGGTTCAACTATGGAACCTTATTTTTCTACCGTGCGTTTAAGTTTGTTAGATCGTGGGTTTATCTACGCCATTGCACATATTCGTGGTGGCGAAGATTTGGGCAGAGAATGGTACGAAAACGGAAAACTGCTTAAAAAGAAAAACACTTTTACCGATTTTATCGATTGCTCGAAGTTTTTGATCGATCAAAAATATACATCACCTCAACATTTGTATGCCGAAGGCGGATCTGCTGGCGGTTTGTTAATGGGCGTTGTTTTAAACGATGCACCAGAATTGTACAATGGTGTTATTGCACAGGTTCCGTTTGTTGATGTGGTTACTACGATGTTAGATGATTCTATTCCGTTAACTACCGGGGAATACGACGAATGGGGAAATCCGAACGAAAAAGAATATTACGATTATATGAAATCGTATTCGCCTTACGATAATGTAAAAGCACAAGATTATCCAAATCTTTATATTTCGACAGGTTTTCACGACAGCCAAGTACAATATTGGGAGCCAGCAAAATGGATTGCCAAGCTGCGTGCGTTACGTACAAACAAAAATTTATTGCTTTTAGATACCAATATGGATGCCGGTCACGGTGGTGCATCAGGACGTTTTGAAGCATTGAAAGAAGTAGCTAAAGAATTTGCCTTTCTTTTTGATTTAGAAAGAATTAATAACTAA
- a CDS encoding PLP-dependent cysteine synthase family protein yields MKEEIEAYESILELVGNTPLVRLRKITNGFHGAYYAKLEAFNPGHSAKDRIALHIINTAEKQGILKPGSIIVETTSGNTGFSIAMIAMVKGYQCILAVSDKSSHDKIDMLRAMGAKVYLCPAKVEPEDPRSYYSVAKRIHQETPDSIYINQYFNELNTEAHYLTTGPEIWQQTKGQITHLIACSGTGGTISGTAKYLKEQNPDIKVIGVDAYGSIIKKYHETHEIDMNEAYSYRIEGMGKNLIPATTKFEYIDRFIKVTDEDAAFTARDLAHTEGLFMGYTSGAAIQAVKQLAAENEFNNDSKVVIILPDHGSRYMTKIYSDQWMEAQGFFKNHSTEQNEVVYIE; encoded by the coding sequence ATGAAAGAAGAAATAGAGGCTTACGAATCTATTTTAGAATTGGTTGGCAATACGCCTTTGGTTAGGTTACGCAAAATAACCAATGGATTTCACGGAGCTTATTATGCTAAATTAGAAGCATTTAACCCCGGGCATTCGGCTAAAGACAGAATTGCTTTACATATCATAAATACTGCTGAAAAGCAGGGTATTTTAAAACCGGGCAGCATTATTGTTGAAACAACGTCGGGCAACACTGGTTTTAGTATCGCTATGATTGCAATGGTAAAGGGCTATCAGTGTATTTTAGCAGTTTCGGACAAATCTTCACACGATAAAATTGATATGCTGCGTGCTATGGGAGCTAAGGTTTATTTGTGTCCGGCTAAAGTTGAACCAGAAGATCCCCGTTCTTATTACAGCGTGGCAAAACGCATACACCAAGAAACGCCAGATTCTATTTATATCAATCAGTATTTTAACGAACTAAATACCGAAGCACACTACCTAACAACCGGTCCGGAAATCTGGCAACAAACAAAAGGGCAAATTACCCATTTAATTGCTTGTTCAGGTACCGGCGGAACCATTTCTGGAACGGCGAAATATCTGAAAGAGCAAAATCCTGATATAAAAGTTATTGGTGTAGATGCTTATGGATCGATCATTAAAAAATACCACGAAACCCACGAAATAGATATGAACGAAGCGTATTCGTACCGAATTGAAGGTATGGGAAAAAACTTGATTCCTGCTACCACAAAATTTGAATATATTGATCGTTTTATAAAAGTTACCGATGAAGATGCAGCCTTTACAGCCCGTGATTTAGCACATACAGAAGGATTGTTTATGGGATATACCTCCGGAGCGGCAATACAAGCCGTAAAACAACTGGCAGCAGAAAACGAATTTAATAATGACAGTAAAGTGGTTATTATTCTTCCCGATCACGGTTCGCGCTATATGACCAAAATTTACAGCGACCAATGGATGGAAGCACAAGGCTTTTTTAAAAATCATTCCACAGAACAAAACGAAGTCGTTTATATTGAATAA